The Dyella caseinilytica genome has a window encoding:
- a CDS encoding EAL and HDOD domain-containing protein, giving the protein MTTSTAAAPATATATPGNDVTHSLSDMLLPVVRSPMLDLEEELFAYELVFYRQGAGTDADTTLPDGVLSGITDGAITRLVRGNRAFMRMPRSLLLEQTDVLAHTPRLGLIIDPFQVRDTAVVQRLQQLALRNCPLMLDLGSLDPAACEPHGPLEPLLRLARYVRIDAKALDDDTLAKRCKQLFERGLGVIAGNVDDHLTYGRCKDLPFQSIQGRYLLVPQQIEVPVLTPNRLSLLRLMSALQENNAGPVELGDIIRDDAVLSYKLLGCVNSAYFALPRQLKSIQQAAIFFGVSRMRNWINTMALSSMDDRPPELLRAALIRAHMCEKLAHGMSTEQQDMAFMAGLLSLLDTLLCAPMEFVLSHLPLAPEIREALVEERGPFAPLLGQIYAWETGDLQSAQILPQNIRKMAGAYYAATQWADQVYSFAEQRTH; this is encoded by the coding sequence ACACCAGGCAATGACGTCACCCACTCGTTGAGCGACATGCTGCTGCCGGTCGTGCGCAGCCCGATGCTTGATCTGGAAGAAGAATTGTTCGCCTACGAACTGGTGTTCTATCGCCAGGGCGCAGGCACCGACGCCGACACCACCCTGCCCGACGGCGTACTCTCCGGCATTACCGATGGTGCCATCACGCGTTTGGTGCGCGGCAACCGCGCCTTCATGCGCATGCCGCGCTCGCTGCTGCTGGAACAGACCGACGTGCTGGCGCATACACCACGTCTGGGCCTGATCATCGACCCGTTCCAGGTGCGCGACACCGCCGTCGTACAGCGTTTGCAGCAGCTCGCACTGCGCAATTGCCCCTTGATGCTCGACCTGGGTAGCCTCGATCCCGCCGCCTGCGAACCGCACGGCCCGCTCGAACCGTTGCTACGTCTTGCACGCTATGTGCGCATTGATGCCAAGGCGCTGGACGACGACACGCTCGCCAAACGCTGCAAGCAATTATTTGAGCGCGGATTGGGCGTGATTGCCGGCAATGTCGACGATCACCTGACCTATGGCCGCTGCAAAGACCTGCCATTCCAGTCGATTCAGGGCCGTTATCTGCTCGTGCCGCAGCAAATCGAAGTGCCGGTGCTGACACCCAACCGCCTGAGCCTGTTGCGCTTGATGAGTGCCTTGCAGGAGAACAACGCCGGTCCCGTGGAACTGGGTGACATCATCCGCGACGATGCCGTACTCAGTTACAAGCTGCTCGGCTGCGTGAATTCGGCTTATTTCGCCCTGCCGCGCCAGCTGAAATCAATCCAGCAGGCAGCGATCTTCTTTGGCGTCTCACGCATGCGCAACTGGATCAACACCATGGCGCTGAGCAGCATGGACGATCGTCCGCCAGAACTGCTGCGCGCCGCGCTGATCCGCGCGCACATGTGCGAAAAGCTCGCGCACGGCATGTCCACCGAACAACAGGACATGGCCTTCATGGCCGGCCTGCTCTCCCTGCTCGATACGCTGCTGTGCGCGCCGATGGAATTCGTGCTGAGCCATCTGCCACTGGCGCCGGAGATTCGCGAAGCGCTGGTGGAAGAACGCGGACCTTTCGCACCTTTGCTTGGCCAGATCTACGCTTGGGAAACCGGTGATCTGCAATCGGCCCAAATACTGCCGCAGAACATCCGCAAGATGGCGGGTGCGTATTACGCTGCGACGCAATGGGCGGATCAGGTTTATTCGTTTGCGGAGCAGCGGACGCATTAA
- a CDS encoding HDOD domain-containing protein: MGQFWKRLFGREEPKERPRFSVVLPWPEETAKNDQVAALSSGDVQDWFYRLVLGMPGSDTADLRPPEQVMLKRLDELCGGDRFDISSLPRLPEVLPQLLRLLKSDSSDGTKVAKLISRDPVLVGEVMRVSRSAHYRTARPVSSLQHAVVLLGQDGLRQMVTQHVMKPILHASAGMLGHAAGQRLWDHAERCAHASMYLAKGHGDPFEAYLAGVVCNAGVGAMVRVLDQEAPPTLGVFSRSFLVGYVSMANHLSLRAARHWELPPNVIEALRERLEARSRAPVTELGNALLAADHLAMIQMLAENHVIDRATPPAQSRADRLPDVLVDRAQQELRRVFRQHEGYVG, encoded by the coding sequence ATGGGCCAATTCTGGAAGCGACTGTTCGGGCGCGAAGAGCCGAAGGAACGGCCGCGTTTCAGCGTGGTCTTGCCTTGGCCGGAAGAGACTGCCAAGAACGATCAGGTGGCGGCCCTGAGCAGCGGCGATGTGCAGGACTGGTTTTATCGCCTAGTGCTCGGCATGCCTGGTTCCGACACGGCCGATTTGCGTCCGCCCGAACAGGTGATGCTCAAACGGCTGGATGAGCTTTGCGGCGGCGATCGCTTTGATATCAGCAGCCTTCCGCGTTTGCCGGAAGTGTTGCCGCAATTGCTGCGCTTGCTGAAAAGCGACAGCTCCGATGGCACCAAGGTCGCAAAGCTGATCAGCCGCGATCCGGTGCTGGTAGGCGAGGTGATGCGGGTCAGCCGCAGTGCGCATTACCGCACCGCCCGGCCGGTCAGCAGCCTGCAGCATGCGGTGGTACTGCTCGGGCAAGATGGTTTGCGCCAGATGGTGACCCAGCACGTGATGAAACCCATCCTGCACGCCAGCGCCGGCATGCTAGGCCATGCCGCTGGGCAGCGTCTGTGGGATCACGCCGAGCGCTGTGCACACGCCAGCATGTATCTGGCGAAAGGACACGGCGACCCGTTTGAAGCCTATCTCGCCGGTGTGGTTTGCAATGCGGGTGTCGGCGCCATGGTGCGTGTACTCGATCAGGAAGCGCCGCCCACACTTGGTGTGTTCAGCCGCAGTTTTCTGGTGGGCTATGTGAGTATGGCCAACCATCTCTCACTGCGCGCGGCCAGGCATTGGGAATTGCCGCCGAATGTCATTGAAGCACTGCGCGAGCGGCTGGAAGCGCGATCCCGGGCGCCGGTGACGGAATTGGGTAACGCGTTACTGGCGGCGGATCATCTGGCGATGATCCAGATGCTGGCTGAGAACCATGTGATCGATCGTGCGACGCCGCCTGCGCAGAGTAGGGCGGATCGGTTGCCGGATGTGTTGGTGGATCGGGCGCAGCAGGAATTGCGGCGGGTGTTTCGGCAGCATGAAGGTTACGTGGGTTGA